The Arachis hypogaea cultivar Tifrunner chromosome 14, arahy.Tifrunner.gnm2.J5K5, whole genome shotgun sequence genome has a segment encoding these proteins:
- the LOC112743477 gene encoding laccase-7-like, with protein sequence MNLLIFPLQWGFLLLTSSLLLALSSTVEYTFNIENTSMQRLCHEESIVVVNGSLPGPTIDVREGDTVIVHVLNHSPYNITIHWHGVYQLFNGWADGTEYVTQCGIVPRNSYTYTFNVTGQEGTLWWHAHSFDLRGTVYGAFIIRPPLGSSYPFPQPYQELPILLGDWYNGNIVDIEIEALAEGHGSNYSNAYTINGFPGDLYNCSQNQTYKINVTQGKTYLLRMMNAALDSHFFFKLANHSFTVVAVDASYTVPYHTDIVVIAPGQTVDALFTANQSNGSYYMAASPYNVGVPAFDKTTTRGIVVYGNDENETTTPPVMPVLPVVNDTATAFTFYSNLTSLVGAPHWVPVPLNVDERMFITVGLGLEHCPEGASCSGPNGEKYSASMNNESFVLPKGRRFSMLEAFYYNMSGVFTTDFPDHPVWFDFTNESLSDDAAIMYAPKSTKSKRLKFNSTVEIVYQNTALLYEINHPMHIHGYSFYVLAQGFGDFNPRLDQAKYNLINPQIRNTIAVSAGGWAVIRFQANNPGVWFVHCHVDDHLEWGLDMTFEVENGPTPSTSLPPPPIDMPECDISANMYKCILETNNTSCFL encoded by the exons ATGAATCTCCTCATTTTTCCACTACAATGGGGCTTTCTTCTTTTAACTTCTTCCTTATTATTGGCTTTATCCTCAACGGTGGAATACACTTTTAAC ATTGAAAATACAAGCATGCAACGGTTGTGCCATGAGGAATCCATAGTTGTAGTTAATGGAAGTCTCCCTGGACCAACCATTGATGTAAGAGAAGGTGACACTGTCATAGTTCATGTACTCAACCATTCGCCCTATAATATCACTATTCATTG GCATGGAGTTTATCAGCTTTTTAATGGTTGGGCAGATGGCACTGAATATGTAACTCAGTGTGGAATTGTCCCAAGAAACAGTTATACCTATACGTTCAATGTAACCGGGCAAGAGGGAACTCTCTGGTGGCATGCTCATTCATTTGATCTACGTGGCACTGTTTATGGTGCTTTCATAATTCGTCCTCCACTGGGTTCATCATATCCATTTCCTCAACCATATCAAGAACTTCCAATATTATTAG GTGATTGGTATAATGGTAATATCGTAGACATCGAGATAGAAGCACTCGCTGAGGGTCATGGTTCTAATTATTCAAATGCTTACACCATAAATGGCTTTCCGGGTGATCTCTACAATTGTTCACAAAATC AGACATACAAGATCAACGTGACTCAAGGAAAGACTTACTTGCTCCGAATGATGAATGCTGCACTCGATAGCCATTTTTTCTTCAAATTAGCAAATCACAGCTTCACAGTGGTTGCCGTTGATGCTTCATACACAGTACCATATCACACGGATATCGTTGTCATTGCCCCTGGACAAACCGTTGATGCTCTTTTCACAGCAAACCAATCCAACGGTTCATACTACATGGCTGCCTCTCCTTACAATGTCGGTGTGCCAGCGTTTGACAAAACGACAACACGTGGCATTGTCGTTTACGGCAATGATGAAAATGAAACCACCACACCACCCGTGATGCCAGTTTTACCAGTCGTCAACGACACAGCAACGGCTTTTACGTTTTATAGTAACCTCACAAGCCTAGTGGGGGCCCCACATTGGGTCCCTGTGCCACTTAACGTGGATGAGCGAATGTTCATCACTGTTGGATTAGGCTTAGAACATTGCCCCGAGGGTGCATCGTGTTCAGGTCCCAATGGAGAAAAATATTCTGCAAGCATGAACAACGAGTCTTTTGTGCTTCCTAAAGGAAGAAGGTTCTCGATGTTAGAAGCTTTCTATTACAATATGAGTGGCGTGTTCACTACTGATTTTCCTGACCATCCAGTATGGTTTGACTTCACAAACGAAAGTCTAAGTGATGACGCGGCAATCATGTATGCTCCCAAATCAACCAAGTCGAAGAGACTTAAGTTCAATTCAACGGTGGAGATTGTATATCAAAATACAGCACTTCTTTATGAGATAAATCATCCCATGCACATTCATGGTTATAGTTTCTATGTTTTGGCCCAAGGCTTTGGAGATTTCAATCCTAGGCTTGATCAAGCAAAGTATAATTTGATTAATCCTCAAATACGCAACACAATTGCTGTGTCTGCTGGAGGATGGGCTGTCATCAGATTTCAAGCAAATAATCCAG GGGTATGGTTTGTACATTGCCATGTGGATGATCACTTGGAATGGGGACTAGACATGACTTTTGAGGTTGAAAATGGACCAACTCCTTCAACTTCACTCCCTCCACCACCCATTGATATGCCTGAATGCGATATCAGTGCCAACATGTACAAGTGCATTCTTGAAACCAACAACACGTCATGTTTTCTCTAA